A portion of the Naumovozyma castellii chromosome 2, complete genome genome contains these proteins:
- the TPN1 gene encoding Tpn1p (ancestral locus Anc_8.147) codes for MLKPTIEKIEVAETEFTTVKKSPSYLRRLLHTANLLSKKLDSLGVEATGIERISPYERGSKRKQFIHVAGYWLAATGSLSSMSSFLLGPLLFGLTFNESMVSGIVSMAIGCLVAAYCSIMGPQSGCRQMVTARYLFGWWFVKFVALAAIIGVMGWSVVNSVVGGEMLASISNDKVPLWVGVLIVTLFSFLVAVFGIKQVLKVETYLSIPVWLMFILLYISSSDKYHYIDDFKSPIPDRLTLKGNWLSFFSLCYSITATWGSITADYYILFPEDTSKFQVFMLTFLGTVVPTLFVGVLGLCLSTVAATYEPWNDDYNKYGMGGLLHAGFKRWNGFGKFCVVVLLLSLISNNIINTYSAAFSVQLASVKAAKVPRWFWSIVCMIICLVCALVGRNHFSTILGNFLPMIGYWISMYFILLLEENVIFREYFHHLYYKEFPEFDKSKSGSDTTEGEEEEEFEPLEPVVGNSTALQNNFENNKDKTDSTKEATITNIHLLKRRHLATSHKYNWNKWDDPEVLTHGYAATFAFLCGVAGVVVGMAQAYWIGPLARKFGETGGDIAMWLSMAFSGLVYPPLRYWELRRYGR; via the coding sequence atgctGAAACCGACAATAGAAAAGATAGAGGTAGCTGAAACAGAATTTACGACAGTAAAAAAGTCGCCGTCATATCTACGAAGATTGTTACACACAGCAAATTTACTATCTAAGAAATTGGACTCCCTGGGAGTGGAAGCTACAGGTATTGAGCGTATATCTCCCTATGAGAGAGGTTCAAAGAGAAAGCAGTTCATTCATGTTGCTGGATATTGGTTAGCTGCAACTGGTTCCCTTTCATCGATGTCTTCATTCCTTCTGGGGCCcttattatttggtttaACATTTAATGAGAGTATGGTATCCGGGATAGTATCCATGGCCATTGGTTGTCTTGTTGCAGCATATTGTTCCATTATGGGTCCACAATCTGGTTGTAGACAAATGGTCACTGCTAGATATCTATTTGGTTGGTGGtttgttaaatttgttGCTCTGGCAGCTATTATTGGTGTGATGGGTTGGTCCGTAGTTAATTCAGTCGTTGGTGGTGAAATGTTAGCATCCATCTCCAATGATAAAGTTCCATTATGGGTCGGTGTTTTGATCGTCACCCTTTTTTCGTTTTTAGTTGCTGTGTTCGGTATTAAGCAGGTCTTGAAGGTGGAAACTTATCTATCGATTCCTGTTTGGCTAATGTTTATTCTACTTTACATTTCTTCAAGTGACAAGTATCATTATATTGACGATTTTAAGAGTCCCATTCCTGATCGTCTAACCTTAAAGGGTAATTGGTTAAGTTTTTTTTCGTTATGTTACAGTATTACAGCTACCTGGGGATCTATTACGGCtgattattatattttgtttcctGAAGACACATCTAAGTTCCAAGTGTTCATGTTGACATTTCTAGGAACTGTGGTACCTACCTTATTTGTTGGTGTATTAGGTCTTTGTCTATCTACGGTAGCTGCCACATATGAACCATGGAACGACGACTACAACAAATATGGTATGGGTGGATTATTACATGCCGGATTTAAACGTTGGAATGgatttggtaaattttgTGTAGTGGTTTTACTTCTAAGTTTAATCtccaataatattattaatacGTATTCCGCAGCGTTTTCGGTACAACTTGCTAGTGTTAAAGCAGCCAAGGTACCGCGTTGGTTTTGGTCCATCGTTTGTATGATTATCTGCCTGGTTTGTGCATTGGTAGGTCGTAACCATTTCAGTACCATTTTGGGTAACTTTCTACCTATGATTGGGTATTGGATTAGTATGTATTTCATACTGTTATTAGAAGAGAATGTTATTTTCAGAGAGTATTTCCATCATTTATACTATAAGGAATTCCCAGAATTTGATAAGAGCAAATCTGGATCTGACACCACTGAGGgtgaggaagaagaggagtTCGAACCGCTAGAGCCTGTGGTAGGAAACTCAACAGCATTGCAGAATAATTTTGAGAATAATAAGGATAAGACTGATAGTACAAAAGAGGCTACAATTACAAACATTCACCTATTAAAAAGGAGGCATTTAGCTACTAGTCATAAATACAATTGGAACAAATGGGATGATCCAGAAGTACTGACACATGGATACGCCGCAACATTTGCATTTCTTTGTGGTGTTGCCGGTGTTGTCGTTGGTATGGCACAAGCATATTGGATTGGACCCCTTGCAAGAAAATTTGGTGAGACCGGTGGAGATATTGCTATGTGGTTAAGTATGGCATTTTCAGGGTTGGTATACCCTCCATTAAGATATTGGGAATTACGTAGATATGGCCGCTAG
- the ACH1 gene encoding acetyl-CoA hydrolase (ancestral locus Anc_8.161): MTISNLLKERVRYLPYLKKVKQPHELIPLFKNGQYLGWSGFTGVGTPKAVPDALIEHVEKNNLQGKLKFNLFVGASAGPEENKWAEHDMIIKRAPHQVGKPIAKAINSGQIKFFDKHLSMFPQDLMYGFYTRERTDNKILDYMIIEATAIKEDGSIVPGPSVGGSPEFMAVADKIIVEVNTATPSFEGIHDIDMPVNPPYRQPYPYVKVDDRCGVDSIPLDPEKVIAIVESTTRDKVPPNTPSDEMSKGIANNLVEFFRNEVKHGRLPENLLPLQSGIGNIANAVIEGLTDANFKHLNVWTEVLQDSFLDLFENGSLDFATATSIRLTENGFERAFANWDSFKNKICLRSQVVSNNPEMIRRLGVIAMNTPVEVDIYAHANSTNVNGSRMLNGLGGSADFLRNAKLSIMHAPSARPTKVDPTGISSIVPMASHVDQTEHDLDILVTEQGLADLRGLCPRDRAREIIKQCAHPDYKSLLTDYLERSEHYAAKHGCLHEPHMLKNAFKFHTNLAERGTMKVDKWDEVD; encoded by the coding sequence ATGACAATCTCGAACTTATTGAAGGAAAGAGTGAGGTACCTTCCTTACTTGAAGAAAGTAAAACAACCACATGAACTGATCCCATTGTTCAAGAACGGTCAGTACTTGGGTTGGTCCGGTTTCACCGGGGTCGGGACCCCTAAGGCTGTCCCAGATGCTCTCATTGAACACGTCGAGAAAAACAACTTACAGGGCAAACTGAAATTTAACCTATTCGTCGGTGCCTCTGCGGGACCGGAGGAGAATAAGTGGGCTGAACATGATATGATTATCAAGAGAGCTCCTCATCAAGTCGGTAAACCAATCGCTAAGGCAATCAACTCAGGTcaaattaaattcttcgACAAGCATCTTTCCATGTTTCCTCAAGATCTAATGTATGGATTCTACACAAGAGAACGTACAGACAATAAAATCCTGGATTATATGATCATTGAAGCCACAGCAATCAAGGAGGATGGGTCCATTGTGCCCGGGCCTTCAGTCGGTGGGTCCCCAGAGTTCATGGCTGTGGCAGACAAGATTATCGTTGAAGTGAACACGGCTACTCCCTCTTTTGAAGGTATTCATGATATCGATATGCCTGTCAATCCACCATACAGACAACCATACCCATACGTTAAAGTGGACGATAGATGCGGTGTAGACTCCATCCCACTGGATCCTGAGAAGGTTATTGCCATTGTGGAATCCACCACAAGGGATAAAGTACCACCAAACACACCATCCGATGAAATGTCCAAAGGTATTGCTAACAATTTGGTGGAATTCTTCAGAAATGAAGTCAAACATGGTAGATTACCTGAAAATCTATTACCATTGCAAAGTGGTATTGGTAACATTGCTAATGCTGTCATTGAAGGTTTGACAGATGCAAATTTTAAGCATTTGAACGTTTGGACAGAAGTGTTGCAAGATTCATTCCTAGAtttgtttgaaaatggaTCATTGGATTTCGCAACTGCTACATCCATTAGGTTGACAGAAAATGGGTTCGAAAGAGCATTTGCCAATTGGGATAGTTTCAAGAATAAGATTTGTTTAAGATCTCAAGTGGTGTCCAATAATCCAGAAATGATCCGTAGATTGGGTGTCATTGCCATGAATACCCCAGTAGAAGTAGACATCTACGCTCATGCTAATTCTACAAATGTGAATGGGTCTCGTATGTTGAATGGGTTAGGTGGTTCAGCAGACTTCTTAAGAAATGCAAAATTGTCCATCATGCATGCCCCATCTGCAAGACCTACTAAAGTGGACCCAACGGGTATTTCATCTATTGTTCCAATGGCATCTCATGTGGATCAAACTGAACATGATTTGGATATTCTCGTCACTGAACAAGGTTTGGCCGATTTGAGAGGTCTATGTCCAAGAGATAGAGCTCGTGAAATTATAAAACAATGTGCTCATCCTGATTATAAATCATTGTTAACTgattatttggaaagatCAGAACATTATGCTGCCAAGCACGGTTGTCTACATGAACCTCATATGTTAAAGAATGCCTTTAAGTTCCATACCAATTTGGCTGAAAGGGGTACAATGAAAGTGGACAAATGGGATGAAGttgattga
- the FUS3 gene encoding mitogen-activated serine/threonine-protein kinase FUS3 (ancestral locus Anc_8.162) yields MGKKIVFNISSDFQLKSLLGEGAYGVVCSAVHKPTGEIVAIKKIEPFDKPLFALRTLREIKILKHFQHENIISIFDIQRPESFENFNEVYIIQELMQTDLHRVISTQNLTDDHIQYFIYQTLRAVKVLHGSNVIHRDLKPSNLLINSNCDLKICDFGLARIIEEDTGDDEPNAQLQNGMTEYVATRWYRAPEVMLTAARYSKAMDIWSCGCILAELFMKRPIFPGKDYRHQLMLIFGLIGTPSGRDLLCIESRRAREYITTLPKYEPVPWEKVFPNVNPLGIDLLQRMLIFDPRSRITAEEALAHPYLKTYHDPNDEPTGEPIPKSFFEFDSYKDVLTTKDLKKLLWNEIFG; encoded by the coding sequence ATGGGGAAGAAAATcgttttcaatatttccagTGATTTCCAATTAAAATCCCTTCTTGGGGAAGGTGCTTATGGGGTTGTTTGTTCAGCTGTTCATAAACCTACGGGGGAGATTGTTGCCatcaagaagattgaaCCATTCGACAAACCATTATTTGCATTACGAACATTAAGAGAGATTAAGATCTTGAAACATTTCCAGCatgaaaatatcatttccattttcGACATTCAAAGACCTGAATCCTTTGAGAATTTTAATGAAGTGTACATTATACAAGAGTTGATGCAGACAGATTTGCATCGTGTGATATCGACACAGAATCTTACTGATGACCATATACAATATTTCATATATCAGACGTTGAGAGCGGTGAAAGTGTTACACGGATCTAATGTCATTCATCGAGATTTGAAACCATCCAAccttttaataaattccaACTGTGATTTAAAGATCTGTGATTTTGGATTAGcaagaattattgaagaggACActggtgatgatgaaccCAACGCACAATTACAAAACGGTATGACGGAATATGTGGCTACCAGATGGTATCGTGCACCAGAGGTGATGCTAACTGCTGCCAGATATTCCAAGGCAATGGACATATGGTCCTGTGGTTGTATTCTGGCTGAGTTATTCATGAAGAGGCCCATATTCCCGGGGAAGGATTACCGTCATCAACTAATGTTAATATTCGGTCTTATTGGGACGCCTAGTGGGAGAGATCTATTGTGCATTGAATCAAGAAGAGCAAGAGAGTATATTACCACGCTACCCAAATACGAGCCTGTCCCCTGGGAGAAGGTTTTCCCCAATGTTAACCCACTGGGAATTGATCTTTTACAAAGAATGCTTATTTTCGACCCACGTAGCAGAATCACAGCAGAGGAAGCATTAGCGCATCCATATTTGAAGACGTATCATGACCCTAATGACGAGCCCACGGGTGAACCTATCCCGAAGTCCTTTTTCGAGTTTGATTCCTACAAGGATGTGCTGACGACAAAGGACCTGAAGAAGTTGCTGTGGAACGAAATCTTCGGTTAG
- the PEP1 gene encoding type I sorting receptor (ancestral locus Anc_8.163): protein MKLFSWLPICGIVISLLNLTLAADEFVPKVTRTISKLSFNVAAFDDSTILLKLEDNVLYRTTNNGETWNPVKGIDGDVIWVDIDEFNSHDRAFVTSRKLGEFYVTDDQGDSWRKISIDVPDNGDPSPCGLFTHPTNKDFLNVRCNVCEKRAQNQPREADKNPKPSVPPPPPPGKEIGNLYNPNRPRCQLLTFVSKNNGKSFTQIKAPSFDASKKDHLETTQCSFIRSTKGSQLGDSESNLLCLYKVVEENSEKSTLERTITDLFVTSDWGKTVKSLDTFKDLAISSFNVLDSSILIQTNEDAYNSNSAKKLWVSRDGVTFKEAYLPTELRYSISGKITEDSVGRIILPINAKKTEDEKDTSVLAEILISDSSGLKFEPFEWSKADIRGYSQLSQPKHLKGTMLGSFFPRNRRARKGSKKQQEKSSSKGITKISVDNGQSWSNLRIVDSKNKDLFPCDIDDVEKCSLHIPMMLFGSDDYVSAGIMMAVGFAGDGSNSDWENEQTFLSRDGGLTWQLAFEFPTVFAMGDSGNVIVAVPFNPEEDDDPEAEFYYSLDQGKSWTEYQLQKPIIPVTLTSTTPDGSGLNFVLSGMDFSQPKASSDSNFIYAIDFSELFNGKICKTDDFETWSLAEGKCVAGVKYSYSRRKQDAKCISKKLFEDLQLKEEICDQCTKDDYECSFEFSKDQNGGCVPDYKLLSLSGACSKAKNDAIQLKPMQLISGTKCKKELQVDTVNVPCKGVPDSNKHKDKGKNRGEPIVVTENSFDGKMMFYQYFDSIDHESVILGDTDGKYYISHDGGQTMQPFDSDGESIVEVVFNPYFNTSAYLFGKDGTLFVTNDGGYTFTTTELPDTIQLGFPLDFHAKDEKTFIYYGGKNCDSILSADCHPVAYITKDGGQTFKELLDSTIHCEFCGSQYKHPYDQNMIICQVKETGSTKRTLVSSTDYFKNDKKVIFDNILGYMSDGEFSIVAVIHDEKELRTYVSADGDEFAEAKLPQDLENIKQKAFTVIPAHSPSVFLHYTTNSGRGVSFGRLLKSNSNGTSFVTLEPGVNRNDAGLVDFEKIQGLEGIMVINVVDNLEQVRSKNEAKKLKTKVTFNDGADWDFLKPPTKDSNGKKYSCSSKNLNKCSLNLHGYTERSDFRDTYSSGSALGYMVGIGNVGEYLQSYDEASTFLTTDGGLTWSEIKKGAYQYEYGDHGGIIVLVADKTATDTLSYSLDAGKTWTDYKFADEKIIVDDLITVPKDSAMRFLLIGQSSSIRGANTKTFTIDFSGSFKRQCILDVDNEDSDDFDYFSLNPSKSECLFGHQKQYLHKIHDDCFVGNVPLTDFTRITKNCSCTRNDFECDYNFYKANDGTCKLVEGLTPIPASDICKKNPDLIEFSEPTGYRMIPLSTCQGGLKLHVAADTYPCPGKEQEFNTLHGIAGRSFILIFLIPFIIFVLVAWFVYVRGIRRNGGFARFGEIRLGEDDLIENNGTDKAVNYIVKTGLYLFSGIYAGYQLAKRSTNGLLSKWQNRSNRRGPSYSSLLDDQFLDDADDLLTGHDEDANDLSSFADQDSNFDIDEDSIPPEIVPQPYSDEHPADTPAVETDDVPAAEQETEASTNTDTT, encoded by the coding sequence atgaaGCTATTCTCATGGCTACCCATATGCGGTATCGTCATTAGTCTGTTGAACTTGACTCTAGCTGCCGATGAGTTTGTGCCCAAAGTGACAAGAACCATCTCGAAACTATCGTTTAATGTAGCCGCTTTTGATGACTCCACCATCTTACtgaaattggaagataatGTCTTATATCGTACTACTAATAATGGGGAAACATGGAACCCCGTGAAGGGGATTGATGGCGATGTTATTTGGGTcgatattgatgaatttaacAGTCATGACAGAGCCTTTGTTACCTCCAGAAAACTTGGTGAATTTTACGTTACCGACGACCAAGGTGACTCCTGGAGAAAGATTTCCATTGATGTTCCTGATAATGGTGACCCAAGTCCATGTGGACTCTTTACACATCCAACAAACAAAGATTTTTTGAATGTAAGATGCAATGTTTGTGAAAAGAGGGCCCAAAACCAACCACGTGAAGCTGATAAAAACCCAAAACCTAGTgttccaccaccaccaccaccggGGAAGGAGATTGGCAACTTATATAATCCAAATCGTCCCCGCTGTCAATTGCTTACCTTTGTATCGAAAAATAATGGGAAATCGTTTACTCAAATCAAGGCACCATCTTTCGATGCCTCGAAGAAGGACCATCTCGAAACAACACAATGTTCATTTATTAGATCAACCAAGGGGTCTCAATTGGGTGATTCCGAATCTAATCTCTTATGTCTATACAAAGTCGTAGAGGAGAATTCTGAGAAATCAACTTTGGAAAGAACTATTACTGACTTATTCGTCACATCCGATTGGGGGAAGACAGTTAAATCCCTAGATACATTTAAAGATTTGGCAATCTCTTCATTCAATGTTTTAGATTCTAGTATCCTCATTCAAACAAATGAAGATGCAtataattccaattccGCCAAGAAGTTATGGGTCTCCAGAGATGGTGTAACATTCAAAGAGGCATATCTTCCAACTGAATTAAGATACTCTATATCGGGAAAGATAACAGAAGATTCCGTCGGTAGAATTATTTTACCTATCAATGCGAAGAAAACAGAAGATGAGAAGGATACTTCAGTGCTCGCTGAGATCTTGATATCAGATTCTTCAGGATTAAAATTCGAACCATTTGAATGGTCCAAGGCAGATATTAGAGGATATTCACAACTTTCTCAACCTAAGCATTTGAAAGGAACAATGCTTGGTTCGTTTTTCCCCAGAAATCGTCGTGCTCGCAAGGGTTCTaagaaacaacaagaaaaatcttcttcaaaggGCATAACGAAGATATCTGTTGATAATGGCCAATCTTGGAGTAACTTGAGGATTGTCGATTCTAAAAATAAAGACCTTTTCCCATGTGATATTGATGACGTTGAAAAATGTTCACTTCACATTCCAATGATGTTGTTTGGGAGTGATGACTATGTTAGTGCAGGAATCATGATGGCAGTTGGTTTTGCAGGTGATGGTTCTAATTCTGATTGGGAAAATGAACAAACTTTTCTCTCCAGAGATGGTGGTTTAACATGGCAGTTAGCCTTTGAGTTCCCAACCGTTTTTGCTATGGGTGATTCAGGTAACGTCATTGTTGCTGTTCCCTTTAACCCAGAGGAGGACGACGATCCGGAGGCTGAATTTTACTATTCACTTGACCAAGGTAAATCGTGGACCGAATATCAATTACAGAAACCTATTATCCCAGTTACACTTACTTCCACAACTCCAGATGGTTCCGGACTCAATTTTGTCTTGAGTGGAATGGATTTTAGCCAACCTAAGGCATCATCTGATagtaattttatttatgcGATTGATTTTTCAGAACTCTTCAATGGAAAGATTTGTAAAACTGATGATTTTGAGACATGGTCCTTGGCCGAAGGTAAATGTGTTGCTGGTGTTAAATACTCTTACAGCAGAAGAAAGCAGGACGCAAAATGTATTTCCAAAAAACTATTTGAAGATCTTCAATTAAAGGAAGAAATCTGTGACCAGTGTACCAAGGATGATTACGAATGttcttttgaattttcaaaggATCAGAACGGAGGATGTGTTCCAGATTACAAATTGTTATCCCTTTCAGGAGCCTGTTCAAAAGCAAAGAATGATGCAATCCAACTAAAACCAATGCAATTAATTAGTGGAACTAAGTGTAAGAAGGAACTACAAGTGGATACTGTGAATGTGCCTTGTAAGGGTGTTCCTGATTCAAATAAGCATAAAGATAAAGGTAAAAATAGAGGTGAACCAATAGTTGTTACGGAGAACTCGTTTGACGGTAAAATGATGTTCTaccaatattttgattcCATTGATCATGAATCAGTAATATTAGGTGACACTGATGGTAAATACTATATTTCTCACGATGGTGGCCAAACTATGCAACCATTTGATTCTGACGGTGAATCCATTGTAGAAGTCGTGTTTAATCCATATTTCAATACGTCAGCATACCTGTTCGGTAAAGATGGGACCTTGTTTGTTACTAACGATGGTGGTTACACATTTACAACTACTGAACTGCCAGATACCATCCAACTAGGTTTCCCACTAGACTTCCATGCTAAGGATGAAAAGACTTTTATTTACTACGGTGGTAAGAATTGTGACTCAATTCTTAGCGCTGATTGTCATCCAGTAGCCTATATCACCAAAGATGGTGGTCAAACATTTAAAGAGTTGTTAGATAGCACAATTCATTGTGAATTCTGTGGCTCACAATACAAACATCCATATGATCAAAATATGATTATATGTCAGGTTAAGGAAACAGGATCTACCAAACGTACTTTGGTTTCTTCCACTGACTACTTTAAGAACGATAAGAAGGTAATCtttgataatatattaGGCTATATGTCTGATGGTGAATTCAGCATTGTTGCTGTGATTCACGATGAAAAGGAACTTAGGACTTATGTTTCAGCTGATGGTGATGAATTTGCAGAAGCTAAATTACCtcaagatttggaaaatatcaaaCAGAAAGCGTTTACTGTGATCCCAGCACATTCACCATCTGTATTCTTACATTATACCACGAACTCCGGTCGTGGTGTAAGCTTTGGCCGTCTACTAAAATCAAATTCTAATGGTACTTCTTTCGTTACATTGGAACCAGGAGTCAATAGAAACGATGCCGGTCTAGTTGATTTTGAGAAGATTCAGGGACTGGAAGGGATAATGGTGATAAACGTTGTTGACAACTTAGAACAAGTAAGAAGCAAGAATGAAgcaaagaaattgaaaacgaAGGTAACGTTTAACGATGGGGCCGACTGGGATTTTTTGAAACCTCCAACCAAGGATTCTAATGGAAAGAAGTACTCATGTTCTTCTAAAAATCTCAATAAATGTTCGTTGAATTTACATGGTTACACAGAACGTTCTGACTTCCGTGATACATACTCATCAGGCTCTGCTCTAGGCTACATGGTCGGTATCGGTAATGTCGGTGAATATCTACAGTCATACGACGAAGCCTCTACGTTCTTAACAACAGATGGAGGATTAACCTGGTCCGAAATAAAGAAAGGAGCTTATCAATACGAATATGGTGACCATGGTGGTATCATTGTCCTTGTGGCAGATAAAACCGCAACAGACACCCTTTCATATTCGTTGGATGCAGGGAAGACATGGACTGACTACAAATTTGctgatgaaaaaattatcGTTGATGATCTGATTACTGTTCCAAAAGATTCAGCAATGAGATTTTTATTGATTGGGCAATCATCATCTATTAGAGGTGCTAATACTAAAACTTTTACCATTGATTTTAGTGGCAGTTTTAAGAGACAATGTATTCTAGAtgttgataatgaagattcAGATGACTTTGATTACTTTTCCCTTAACCCATCAAAGTCTGAATGTTTGTTCGGTCACCAAAAACAATACTTACATAAGATCCATGACGATTGTTTTGTTGGTAATGTTCCATTAACTGATTTCACAAGGATTACAAAGAATTGCTCTTGTACTAGAAATGATTTCGAGTGTGATTACAATTTCTATAAGGCCAATGACGGTACATGTAAATTGGTTGAGGGGTTAACACCTATTCCTGCATCTGATATCTGTAAAAAGAACCCTGATTTAATCGAATTTTCAGAACCAACTGGTTACAGAATGATCCCATTATCCACATGTCAAGGTGGATTAAAACTCCATGTTGCAGCTGATACCTACCCATGTCCAGggaaagaacaagaatttaatACTCTCCATGGCATTGCTGGAAgatcttttattttaatcTTCTTGATTCCCTTCATAATATTTGTTCTCGTGGCATGGTTCGTCTACGTACGTGGTATTAGACGAAATGGTGGTTTTGCAAGATTTGGTGAAATTAGACTTGGCGAAGATGATTTGATTGAAAACAATGGTACTGATAAAGCTGTAAATTATATCGTTAAGACAGGTCTGTATCTCTTTTCTGGGATATATGCCGGTTATCAACTAGCGAAACGTTCTACCAATGGTCTATTGTCAAAATGGCAAAACAGATCAAATAGAAGAGGTCCAAGTTATTCATCTCTGTTGGATGATCAATTCCTAGATGATGCTGACGATTTATTAACAGGAcatgatgaagatgctaATGATTTGTCTAGCTTTGCCGATCAAGATAGcaattttgatattgatgaagatagTATTCCTCCAGAAATTGTACCTCAGCCATATTCAGATGAACATCCGGCGGATACTCCGGCTGTTGAAACAGACGATGTGCCAGCTGCCGAGCAAGAGACAGAAGCATCCACAAATACCGATACTACCTAA